TCAATCAGGACCGTATACCAGGCTTCGGCAAGTTTTCTGGTTAATGTACGGCTTGACGGTAGAAAAAGGGAGCGGGCCGTCTGCATGCTGATGGTGGATGCGCCCCTAAACCCTTTTTGGGCAATGATATCTTTGAGAGCAATTTTTATTTCCCTGAAATCAAATCCATGGTGGTTCATGAAGCGCTGGTCTTCGGAGGCCAGTACTGCCTGCTGCAGATATAGGGATATCTGGTCTAAATCCTTCCAATCATAGGCCCTGGGCTTGAACGGCATTTTTTTGTGGGCAGCAATGGCCCTTTCATAGATCATGTTGACCGTGAAGGGCGGGTTGACGTATCTGCAAATGACGACCTGGAAAAAGGTGATTGCCACCACGGCAAGAACCAGCCCTGCAATAATTTTTTTAATCCAGGTCATTAATCTTTTTTTCATTTTTTTGGGGATTGCGTCCGGGTGTCTCGTTTCAATTTTTCAAGAATATTGCCATCCATACATCGGAGGTTATCTTTTTCGGTGGAAGTGAAATCTGCACGTGCAACCTTGCTTTTAACCCCATACCGATATATGGAGGGTTCTATGGTAGCCATTGGCAGTATCTCCCAAAACCAATGCAAAGAATATATCAATATGAATATTAATTTGCCAGACCTGGATTTTGCTAAAGATAGTTAAAGGATAGATGATGGATCTCACCCTGCTGGTAGACAATAACACACTTATAGACCGATATCTGACAGCCGAGCCGGGGTTGTCGATTCTGATCGAAGATGAAGATGTAACCGTGCTTTTTGATCTTGGCTATTCAGATCTGTTTTTAAAAAATGCCGGAAAACTGGGAAAGGATCTGTCCAGGCTGGATTTTTTGGTCCTTTCCCACTGTCACCTGGATCATACCTGGGGACTGGACCCTTTTATCCGTTACCTGACAGAACGCACCATTGAAGACCTGGACATAAAGCATCCGAAACTTGTGGCCCATCCGGAGGTTTTTTCTTCCGTGCGAGTTGGGCCCTTGGCAGAGATCGGATGTCTGGTGGCAAAGGAAAAGGTTGGGCGCCACATGGAGTTGATCCTGTCTAAAACCCCGGTCAACTTAAGTGCCCGCCTTGTGTTTTTAGGTGAAATTCCCAGGAAGAATACCTTTGAAGGTCAGACGCCCATCGGTATGAAGCAGACATCTGACGGACTTGTTCCAGACCTGATTCCGGACGATTCCGCGCTGGCATATAAATCAGACCGGGGACTTGTCATCATCACAGGCTGCTCCCATGCAGGGATTTGTAACATTATTTCCCATGCACAACAGGTGTGTGGGGACGAGCGGATTGCTGACATTATCGGTGGTTTCCATCTGCTCAATCCGTCAACTGCACAGATGACAGGAACCCTGGATTATTTCCGGCACATAAAGCCCTTGGCCATCCATGCCTGCCACTGTACGGATCTTGATTCAAAGGTTGCGCTGGCCGGGGTTGCACCGTTGAAAGAGACGGGTGTCGGGCTGTCCCTTCACTTTGATTCCATGACCTGAGAAGATAAAATAAATGACAGGCAGACAGATAAAACACCCGGAGCCATCACCAGTGCCATTAAAGGAAATGTCAGATAAAAAAGTTTCACTTTGGTTGCTTTTTCTGTTGTTTGTCAAAATCGGTTGTATTGCTTTTGGCGGCTTTACTGCGCTGATCGCCGTGGTGGAAACCGAACTGATTCGCAAACGCAACCTCTTGTCCACCCAGGATATGCTCAACGGGGTCTCTTTAGCCATGCTGCTCCCCGGCCCTGTTGCCGTCAATACGGTAGGGTATGCCGGTTTTCGCCTCCGGGGTGGTTGGGGCGCGTTTGTAAGTGTCACGGGCGTTATCCTGCCTTCCTTTTTCCTTTTGATCGGACTTTCCCAGGTTTACTTTTCCTATGGTGATATCCCGGTAGTCGGCAAATTGTTTGCCGGGTTTATACCTGCGGTGACGGCAATTATCATCACTACAGCATGGAACATGAGCAAAAAGGCCATAACCAACTGGTCCGGATTCTCTATCGGCCTGGCTGCAGCAGTAATCCTTCTGAGTATCGGCGGTTTTTACACCACCTTGATGATTATTGTGGGAGCAGGGCTTGCCGGTTTAGGTTTATATCCCGGTCAAAAAACCGATGCCGCGATTGTATCCCAGGCACGGTGTGGGGCCGGTACGGGTATGTCGAAGATCAGATTTTACCTGGGAGTGGGGATATTGATTGTTTTTCTGATTCTTTTTTTTGTTCCGGTATCAGGGCTGGGCAATGATTCCCTGGCCAGAATATTTGTCACCTTTTCCGGCATGAGCCTGATGCTCTTTGGTGGTGACTTTGTATTTATCCCATTGATTCAGCAGATTGTGGTGGATGGGCTGCATTGGGTAACTCTGCCGGAATTTACTTCAGCCATTGCCATGGGTCAAGTAACTCCGGGGCCTATTTTGATCAGTGCCGCCTTTATCGGGTATAAGATTAAAGGCCTGATCGGGGCCGCCCTTGCCACCTTTGCCATTTTTTTCCCTTCGGCCCTGCTCATGATCACAGCCTCCCAGGTACTGGACCGGATTAAGGGCTCAGGGACCATGCAGGCTGCTTTGACCGGAATCCGTGCAGCCGTGGTGGGCATGGTCTTTGCGGCAGCCGTGGTCATCGGCCGTGGCTGTGAGTGCCACTGGGCCACGCCGGTCATTTTTTTTACGGCCCTGGCTGCATTGATGCGCTTTAACGTTGATATTGCATATATAATCCCTTGTGCAGGGTTTATTGGGGTGCTGCTTTATTAAAATCGACTGGCTGCCGGGGGATTCCGGCAGGGTAATCGCATTTAAATTTCTTGCAGACTTTTTAAAGTTGGTACATTATATATAGATTATTCAATTCCCAGAAAAATGACACTTCATCCCCATGTTGGCCCAACTCATAATTTTTAAATGCCTGCATGGATTGAACTTCCGCTAAATTGTGTTAGAGAAGGTACTCTTGAAATCGTAAATGAATGAGTCTTCCTTATATTAAATCCAAATTAAACATAAATTGATATTGGAGGTTTCATGACTGCAAAGCAAACTTCGTTTATTTCACTTAAGACAAAATTGATCGCAGGTTTTTTGATTGTTTCTTTGATCACATTGATCGTAGGCGGAATTGGGTTCTTTAGAATTTCACACAATATTGACCAGGTGGATAAAATGGTTGCCCAGGATGTCTATTTTTTAGAACAGACTAAAGACTTCAAAATTTTGGCACTCCAGCATAGGCGATACGAAAAGGATCTTTTCCTGAATATCGGAAATAAAGAGAAGCAGAAGAGCTATTTAAAAAAGTTCAATAAAAAGTCTACCACGACATTACAGTTAATCGATAAAATAGCGGCTATGGTCAAAGATGATCCTACATTGGGAGATGAAGCCTTGCAGGCCATTTTAAAGGCAAAAAGCGCATATATCGAATACAAAAATAATTTTATGCAATTGTCACAAACGGTCCTTTCCGATAAGAATATTACACCGCAAAAGGCTAACAAGCTTATGCTGCCGTTCAAAGAACATATTTATCATTTTGAAGCAAACATTGATGAACTTGAAAAATTGGCGTTTAAAAAAGTGGAGACCGCATCTGAAAATGTTATTCAGTCCGGAAAACAAGCCAAAATTTTTATCTGCGCTTTTGTCATTATCGGTTTTACTTTCAGTGTTGTACTGGGTCTGATCCTTGCCGGAAAATTCACGGCACCAATATTAAAGGCGGTCCGGTTTGCTGAAAAAATGGCAGAAGGGGATTTGAACCAGGTAATAGATGTCAGGCAAAATGATGAAATTGGTCAACTTGCCAGATCTTTGAATGCCATGTCCCATAGCATGCGGGCGATGTTTGAGGATATCATCAAAAGTTCCGATGTGTTGAATTCGTAATTTACTGAATTGAGTGCGGTTTCTGAGGCAATGTTACAAAATGAGAATGAGCAGACTGATCAATCGCGCCGGGCCTTTGCTGACTGCGATAAAACGACCAAGACTATGAACGTCGTTACGGAAACAACAGAAAAAAATAGAAGCTGATATTTAAATGATCGTTTCGGCGACCAAAGAGATGACTGCCACGATTCTGGAAATTTCAAGCAATGTTGCCCAGGCCGCCTCAGGCGTCCAGGATGTAAATGCAAGTGTTAATCAATTGAGGGCGCGGCTTTATTAAAATCGACTGTCCACCGGGATATTTGGTCGGAGGAATTGCATTTAAATTGCTTGCAGACATTGCAAAAATTGATGCAGTATGTAAGAGTTTGGTTAATTTCCCAAAAAAGTTTGTGTCATGTAGGCTCGCCTGTATTTTTGAATGCCTGCATGGATTGGAATTCGCTAAAATCATGTTAGGATGGCTCCTTTGAAATCGTAAATCAATGCGTCTCTCCAAAATTACATCCAAATTAAACATAAATTAATATTGGAGGTTTCATGGCTACAAAGCAAGCTTCGTTTATTTCGCTGAAGACAAAATTAATCGCAGGGTTTTTGATCACTTCTTTGATCACATTGATTGTCGGCGGGATTGGATACTTTCGAATTTCAAGCAATATTGACCGGGTTGATGCAATGGTTGCCCAGGATGTTCATTTTTTAGAGCAGACCAAAGAATTTAAAATATTGGCGCTCCAGCACAGACGTTACGAAAAGGATCTTTTCCTTAATATTGGGAATAAAAAGAAACAGGAGGGATATTTAAAAAAATTTGATAAAAAATCTACCAGAACACTTCAGTTGATCGATACAATCGCAGCCATGGTTAAGGATGATCCTATGTTGGGAGATGACGCCTTGCAGTCCATCTCAAAGGCGAAAAGCGCATATATTGAATACAAAAATCATTTTATGCAATTGTCACAAACGGTCCTTTCCGATGAGAATATTACACCGCAAAACGCCAATAAGCTGATGGTGCCGTTCAAAGAACATATTTATCATTTTGAATCAAACATTGATAAACTTGAAGAATCGGCGTTGAAAAAGGTGGAGAATGCATCTGAAAATGTTATTCAATCCGGCAAAAGAGCGAAAATATTTATTGGCGCTTTTGTTGTTATCGGCTTTGTTTTCAGTGCGTTGCTGGGTTTGGTCATTGCCGGAAAGTTCACGGCACCGGTATTAAAGGCGGTCCGGTTTGCTGAAAAAATGGCAGAAGGGGATTTAAAACAGGTGATAGACGTTAAACAAAATGATGAAATCGGTCAACTTGCCAGATCTTTGAATGCCATGTCTCAAAGCATGCGGGCCATGTTTGAGGATATCATCAAAAGTTCAGATACGTTGAATTCGTCATCCACTCAACTGAGCGCGGTTGCTGAGACCATGTTACAGAATGTGGGCCAGTCCACTGAT
This window of the uncultured Desulfobacter sp. genome carries:
- the mtgA gene encoding monofunctional biosynthetic peptidoglycan transglycosylase, encoding MKKRLMTWIKKIIAGLVLAVVAITFFQVVICRYVNPPFTVNMIYERAIAAHKKMPFKPRAYDWKDLDQISLYLQQAVLASEDQRFMNHHGFDFREIKIALKDIIAQKGFRGASTISMQTARSLFLPSSRTLTRKLAEAWYTVLIELVWNKKRILEMYLNTVDWGKANVGAQAAARAYFSRDAKNLTAEQAALLAAILPSPHKWSAVNPGPHVRQRQARILKQMKNMPIIK
- a CDS encoding MBL fold metallo-hydrolase, with the protein product MMDLTLLVDNNTLIDRYLTAEPGLSILIEDEDVTVLFDLGYSDLFLKNAGKLGKDLSRLDFLVLSHCHLDHTWGLDPFIRYLTERTIEDLDIKHPKLVAHPEVFSSVRVGPLAEIGCLVAKEKVGRHMELILSKTPVNLSARLVFLGEIPRKNTFEGQTPIGMKQTSDGLVPDLIPDDSALAYKSDRGLVIITGCSHAGICNIISHAQQVCGDERIADIIGGFHLLNPSTAQMTGTLDYFRHIKPLAIHACHCTDLDSKVALAGVAPLKETGVGLSLHFDSMT
- the chrA gene encoding chromate efflux transporter — encoded protein: MPLKEMSDKKVSLWLLFLLFVKIGCIAFGGFTALIAVVETELIRKRNLLSTQDMLNGVSLAMLLPGPVAVNTVGYAGFRLRGGWGAFVSVTGVILPSFFLLIGLSQVYFSYGDIPVVGKLFAGFIPAVTAIIITTAWNMSKKAITNWSGFSIGLAAAVILLSIGGFYTTLMIIVGAGLAGLGLYPGQKTDAAIVSQARCGAGTGMSKIRFYLGVGILIVFLILFFVPVSGLGNDSLARIFVTFSGMSLMLFGGDFVFIPLIQQIVVDGLHWVTLPEFTSAIAMGQVTPGPILISAAFIGYKIKGLIGAALATFAIFFPSALLMITASQVLDRIKGSGTMQAALTGIRAAVVGMVFAAAVVIGRGCECHWATPVIFFTALAALMRFNVDIAYIIPCAGFIGVLLY
- a CDS encoding MCP four helix bundle domain-containing protein, with translation MTAKQTSFISLKTKLIAGFLIVSLITLIVGGIGFFRISHNIDQVDKMVAQDVYFLEQTKDFKILALQHRRYEKDLFLNIGNKEKQKSYLKKFNKKSTTTLQLIDKIAAMVKDDPTLGDEALQAILKAKSAYIEYKNNFMQLSQTVLSDKNITPQKANKLMLPFKEHIYHFEANIDELEKLAFKKVETASENVIQSGKQAKIFICAFVIIGFTFSVVLGLILAGKFTAPILKAVRFAEKMAEGDLNQVIDVRQNDEIGQLARSLNAMSHSMRAMFEDIIKSSDVLNS
- a CDS encoding methyl-accepting chemotaxis protein; translation: MATKQASFISLKTKLIAGFLITSLITLIVGGIGYFRISSNIDRVDAMVAQDVHFLEQTKEFKILALQHRRYEKDLFLNIGNKKKQEGYLKKFDKKSTRTLQLIDTIAAMVKDDPMLGDDALQSISKAKSAYIEYKNHFMQLSQTVLSDENITPQNANKLMVPFKEHIYHFESNIDKLEESALKKVENASENVIQSGKRAKIFIGAFVVIGFVFSALLGLVIAGKFTAPVLKAVRFAEKMAEGDLKQVIDVKQNDEIGQLARSLNAMSQSMRAMFEDIIKSSDTLNSSSTQLSAVAETMLQNVGQSTDQSGRVGAAGNEMTKTMTHVTEITENTEANIQMIVSATEEMTATIQEIFKNTADGSTITQKAVEDAKQVSDKVNILGKATRDISKVTETIDDISEQTNLLALNATIEAARAGEAGKGFAVVAGEIKTLAQQTSDATREINQRIEGVQSVTTESIQAIETIVEVINEINDIVNTVATAIEQQSSTTQEISSNVAQAASGVQEVNESVNQTSAVIGDVVQDISGIDRTLQDVYQGSRQVSESSTHLAELSKRLNSLINRFKI